The Oncorhynchus tshawytscha isolate Ot180627B linkage group LG08, Otsh_v2.0, whole genome shotgun sequence genome window below encodes:
- the LOC112255670 gene encoding protocadherin alpha-8-like, whose protein sequence is MGDGGQRRRWEYWCVALCFSLLLCFVEQVSAQIRYSIPEEVKEGSVVGNVANDLGLDVSTLLERRFRIVSGSNDALFQVNQNNGVLYVHKNIDREELCDGTGACLINLKIAVENPLEIHYVGVEITDVNDHSPSFTENDLHLEIAENTLPDTRFELQTARDADVGLNSVRMYVLSSDPHFKLELIDNGDEDKVPFLILRKAIDREQNTNHSFILTAIDGANPPRSGTLNIMVTVVDVNDNRPVCGKDIYSVTIQENAPIGTTVLNINATDTDEGQNGEVEYALGRNIKRKVHDIFNLNSLTGEIRVIGPVDFEENEVYKLTVQASDNGQPPLSVDCRVVIKITDVNDNKPEIEVTSLSNMISEDSKSGTVISLISVTDTDSGNNGKVLLTISEDVPFELKPSFQDNVYSVVTIGRLDRELVSHYDITITATDCGQPPLSTINTLNVQISDVNDNSPEFSQNPIELYLLENNAPGGSIFSVSASDKDLNENAAISYHIVRGEGTQNVIASFLNINSDNGHISALKSFDFETFKTFQFQVVATDSGTPSLSSNVTINVFILDQNDNAPVILYPVRANGSAKGVEEIPRNVNAGHLVTKVRAYDADIGYNGWLLFSLQEVTDHSLFALDRYTGQIRTLRSFTETDEAEHKLVILVKDNGNVSLSATATVIINVVEPKEAFAASDVKSAVKDEEENSVTFYLIITLMSVSALFIISIIVLIVMQCSKAPDDSSKYLQDVNYDGTLCHSIQYRSGDKRYMLVGPRMSIGSTIVPVSNGNTLVVPDHRRSASGEVSAAHL, encoded by the coding sequence AAAGGCGCAGATGGGAGTACTGGTGTGTTGCTCTGTGTTTCTCTTTGCTGCTGTGCTTCGTGGAGCAGGTTTCGGCTCAGATAAGGTACTCTATTCCAGAGGAGGTGAAAGAGGGATCCGTTGTTGGAAATGTTGCTAATGATTTGGGTCTTGAcgtcagtactttgttggagaGGCGGTTTCGTATCGTTTCTGGATCTAATGACGCTCTTTTCCAGGTTAATCAGAACAATGGCGTATTGTATGTTCATAAGAATATCGACAGAGAGGAGCTCTGTGATGGCACTGGCGCTTGTCTGATAAACCTGAAAATCGCTGTTGAAAACCCTTTAGAGATTCATTATGTTGGTGTAGAAATAACGGATGTTAATGATCACTCGCCCAGTTTTACTGAAAATGATCTGCACTTAGAGATAGCGGAAAATACCCTTCCTGATACGCGCTTTGAACTCCAGACCGCACGGGATGCAGATGTTGGATTGAACTCTGTGCGCATGTACGTATTAAGTAGTGATCCTCATTTCAAGTTGGAATTAATTGATAATGGAGACGAAGACAAAGTTCCGTTTTTAATCTTAAGGAAGGCTATTGATAGAGAACAAAACACAAACCACTCATTCATTTTAACAGCAATAGATGGAGCCAATCCTCCGAGATCAGGTACACTAAATATTATGGTTACAGTTGTTGATGTCAATGACAATCGACCCGTTTGTGGTAAAGATATATATTCTGTTACTATCCAGGAAAATGCACCTATTGGAACAACCGTTTTAAACATAAACGCCACTGACACAGACGAAGGTCAAAATGGTGAAGTTGAATATGCACTTGGTAGAAACATAAAGCGCAAAGTCCATGACATATTTAATTTGAACAGTCTTACTGGTGAAATTCGTGTCATAGGTCCAGTAGACTTTGAAGAGAATGAGGTTTACAAATTAACAGTGCAAGCATCTGACAACGGACAACCCCCACTATCAGTCGACTGTAGAGTTGTCATCAAGATAACGGATGTAAACGACAATAAACCAGAAATAGAGGTGACGTCACTGTCTAACATGATATCCGAGGACTCAAAGTCTGGAACAGTCATATCTCTCATTAGCGTAACGGATACAGACTCCGGGAACAACGGCAAAGTCCTATTAACGATATCCGAGGACGTCCCATTTGAATTAAAACCATCATTTCAGGACAATGTGTATTCTGTCGTCACAATAGGGCGATTAGATCGAGAACTCGTCTCCCATTATGACATCACTATAACAGCCACTGACTGTGGTCAGCCTCCTCTGTCCACAATCAACACTCTGAACGTCCAGATATCAGATGTGAACGATAACAGCCCAGAATTCTCCCAAAACCCTATTGAGCTGTACTTACTGGAAAATAACGCCCCTGGTGGGTCCATATTCTCTGTAAGCGCCTCTGATAAAGACTTAAATGAAAATGCAGCAATTTCATATCACATTGTTAGAGGTGAAGGGACACAAAATGTTATTGCATCTTTCCTGAATATCAATTCGGATAATGGACATATTTCCGCTCTAAAAAGCTTTGACTTTGAAACCTTCAAAACATTCCAATTCCAAGTTGTAGCTACAGACTCTGGAACTCCGTCACTAAGCAGCAACGTCACAATAAACGTGTTCATTCTGGATCAGAACGACAACGCTCCAGTGATCTTGTATCCAGTCCGCGCTAACGGTTCCGCTAAAGGTGTGGAGGAGATTCCCCGCAATGTGAACGCAGGCCATTTGGTGACTAAAGTGAGAGCCTATGACGCTGATATAGGATATAACGGCTGGTTATTATTTTCACTGCAGGAAGTTACTGACCACAGTCTCTTTGCTTTGGACCGCTATACAGGACAGATAAGGACACTTCGGTCATTCACAGAGACAGACGAGGCTGAGCATAAACTGGTCATACTGGTGAAAGACAATGGGAACGTTTCACTCTCAGCAACAGCTACTGTGATTATCAACGTTGTGGAGCCCAAAGAGGCTTTTGCAGCTTCTGATGTTAAAAGCGCAGTAAAAGACGAGGAGGAGAACAGcgttacattttatttgatcataACTTTGATGTCAGTTTCAGCACTTTTTATCATCAGTATCATCGTGTTGATTGTAATGCAGTGCTCCAAAGCCCCAGACGATTCCTCCAAGTATTTACAAGATGTGAATTACGACGGGACACTGTGCCACAGCATCCAGTACCGATCCGGAGACAAACGGTACATGTTAGTTGGACCCAGAATGAGTATAGGATCTACTATAGTCCCGGTCAGCAATGGGAATACTCTCGTGGTACCTGATCACAGGAGGAGTGCTTCTGGAGAGGTAAGCGCTGCACATTTATAA
- the LOC121847018 gene encoding protocadherin alpha-3-like: MGYGGQRRRWEYWCVALRFSLLLCFVEQVSAQIRYSIPEEVKEGSVVGNVAKDLGLDVSTLLERRFRIVSGSKDALFQVNQNNGVLYVYKNIDREELCVGNVACVIDLEIIVENPLEVHYVGVEITDINDHTPSFSEKDIHIKIAENKLPGARFELQAARDLDYGINSVRTYKLNQNEHFDLELRDSGEGYKIPFLVLQKALDRELKTKHVLLLTALDGGNPPGTGTLNITVTVLDTNDNQPVCSQDVYSVTLQENADIGRIVVRVNATDTDHGSNGEVEYTLGRNLKRGVYDIFELDSLTGDIRVKGPVDFEDNEVYRLNIEASDKGQPPLTVDCRVIIKITDVNDNKPSIGVTSLSKTVSEVSKPGTVISLISVTDKDSGINGKVLASISEDVPFELKSSYKENVYSVVTKGRLDRELVFHYDITITATDCGQPPLSTFNTLNVQISDVNDNSPEFSQNPIELYLLENNAPGGSIFSVSASDKDLNENAAISYHIVRGEGTQNVIASFLNINSDNGHISALKSFDFETLKTFQFQVVATDSGTPSLSSNVTINVFILDQNDNAPVILYPVSANGSAAGVEEIPRNVNAGHLVTKVRAYDADIGYNGWLLFSLQEVTDHSLFALDRYTGQIRTLRSFTETDEAEHKLVILVKDNGNVSLSATATVIIKVVEPKEAFAASDVKSAVKDEEENSFTFYLIITLMSVSALFIISIIVLIVMQCSKAPVDSSKYLQDVNYDGTLCHSIQYRSGDKRYMLVGPRMSIGSTIVPGSNGNTLVVPEHRRRASGEVRTVFEH, from the coding sequence ATGGGGTACGGAGGACAAAGGCGCAGATGGGAATACTGGTGTGTTGCTCTACGTTTCTCTTTGCTGCTGTGCTTCGTGGAGCAGGTTTCGGCTCAGATAAGGTACTCTATTCCAGAGGAGGTGAAAGAGGGATCCGTTGTTGGAAATGTTGCTAAGGATTTGGGTCTTGAcgtcagtactttgttggagaGGCGGTTTCGTATCGTTTCTGGATCTAAGGACGCTCTTTTCCAGGTTAATCAGAACAATGGCGTCTTGTATGTTTATAAGAATATTGACAGAGAGGAGCTTTGTGTCGGAAATGTTGCATGTGTGATAGATCTAGAGATCATTGTTGAAAACCCGTTAGAAGTCCATTACGTAGGTGTAGAAATAACAGACATAAACGACCATACCCCCAGCTTCTCCGAGAAAGATATACACATCAAAATAGCTGAGAATAAACTGCCAGGGGCTCGTTTTGAACTCCAGGCTGCGCGTGATTTGGACTATGGCATAAATTCAGTACGTACCTATAAATTAAATCAAAACGAGCATTTTGATTTAGAGCTGCGAGATAGCGGAGAAGGTTATAAAATCCCTTTTTTGGTTTTACAGAAAGCCTTAGATAGGGAACTGAAGACCAAACATGTATTACTATTGACAGCATTGGATGGGGGGAATCCACCTGGAACAGGTACTCTGAACATCACTGTCACAGTCCTTGATACAAATGATAATCAACCTGTATGTAGCCAAGACGTCTACTCAGTGACGTTACAGGAAAATGCTGATATCGGTAGGATTGTAGTAAGGGTTAACGCAACTGATACAGACCATGGATCAAATGGAGAAGTTGAATATACACTTGGTAGGAATTTAAAGCGTGGAGTATATGACATATTTGAACTGGATAGCCTTACTGGAGATATTCGGGTTAAAGGTCCAGTAGATTTCGAGGATAATGAGGTGTACAGGTTAAATATAGAGGCGTCTGATAAAGGCCAACCTCCACTGACTGTTGACTGTCGAGTTATTATAAAGATAACTGATGTAAATGACAATAAACCATCTATTGGTGTTACGTCCCTCTCTAAGACGGTGTCTGAAGTTTCTAAACCAGGAACTGTTATTTCTCTCATCAGTGTGACAGATAAAGATTCCGGTATTAATGGTAAAGTGCTTGCTAGTATATCTGAAGACGTGCCATTTGAGTTAAAGTCATCATATAAAGAAAACGTATATTCTGTCGTCACAAAGGGCCGTTTAGACAGAGAACTCGTGTTCCATTATGACATCACTATAACAGCCACTGACTGTGGTCAGCCTCCTCTGTCCACATTCAACACTCTGAACGTCCAGATATCAGATGTGAACGATAACAGCCCAGAATTCTCCCAAAACCCTATTGAGCTGTACTTACTGGAAAATAACGCCCCTGGTGGGTCCATATTCTCTGTAAGCGCCTCTGATAAAGACTTAAATGAAAATGCAGCAATTTCATATCACATTGTTAGAGGTGAAGGGACACAAAATGTTATTGCATCTTTCCTGAATATCAATTCTGATAATGGACATATTTCCGCTCTAAAAAGCTTTGACTTTGAAACCCTCAAAACATTCCAATTCCAAGTTGTAGCTACAGACTCAGGAACTCCGTCACTAAGCAGCAACGTCACAATAAACGTGTTCATTCTGGATCAGAACGACAACGCTCCAGTGATCTTGTATCCAGTCAGCGCTAATGGTTCCGCTGCAGGTGTGGAGGAGATTCCCCGCAATGTGAACGCAGGCCATTTGGTGACTAAAGTGAGAGCCTATGACGCTGATATAGGATATAACGGCTGGTTATTATTTTCACTGCAGGAAGTTACTGACCACAGTCTCTTTGCTTTGGACCGTTATACAGGACAGATAAGGACACTTCGGTCATTCACAGAGACAGACGAGGCTGAGCACAAACTGGTCATACTGGTGAAAGACAATGGGAACGTTTCACTCTCAGCAACAGCTACTGTGATTATCAAGGTTGTGGAGCCCAAAGAGGCTTTTGCAGCTTCTGATGTTAAAAGCGCAGTAAAAGACGAGGAGGAGAACAgctttacattttatttgatcataACTTTGATGTCAGTTTCAGCACTTTTTATCATCAGTATCATCGTGTTGATTGTAATGCAGTGCTCCAAAGCCCCAGTCGATTCCTCCAAGTATTTACAAGATGTGAATTACGACGGGACACTGTGCCACAGCATCCAGTACCGATCCGGAGACAAACGGTACATGTTAGTTGGACCCAGAATGAGTATAGGTTCTACTATTGTCCCGGGCAGCAATGGGAATACTCTAGTGGTACCTGAACACAGGAGGAGAGCTTCTGGAGAGGTAAGAACTGTCTTTGAGCATTAA
- the LOC112256123 gene encoding protocadherin alpha-7-like, giving the protein MIDGQRREAPHWAMLWFIFLLCFSRGAYCQIRYSIAEESKEGSYVGDVAKDLGFSVDILAERRFRIVSGSKEGLLQINQDNGVLYVNRNIDREELCEKNIVCLINLKTVAENPMEIHYVEIEITDINDHSPIFPEKEKRLEIAENAVLQGTRFPLDAARDPDVGANSLRKYTLSQNDNFDLDVKTRGEDKIPFLILKKPLDREQKPEIRLILTAFDGGETARSGTVNITIHVIDVNDNAPVFDRQVYTVTLYENPPVGSSVLRLHATDIDDGANGQVIYTFDNSLKNKAFDLFAIDDVTGEITVKGLIDFEEQSVYEIDMQASDKGPVTLTGHCSVVINVKDVNDNAPEMDVTSLSSQVPEDARPGTAVALNSVFDMDSGENGLVICTISDNIPFELKPSFQKNMYSLITKSRLDKESEPMYTVTITCTDKGLPSLSSHKTITVHISDVNDNSPVFSQSQYTFYVPENNAPHASVFSMSASDRDQDENARVSYNIWKSDGDAPTVSYLNINSDDGNIYALKSFDFETLKTFKFQVVATDSGIPSLSSNVTVNVFILDQNDNAPVILYPVSANGSAEGVEEIPRNVNAGHLVTKVRAYDADIGYNGWLLFSLQEVTDHSLFALDRYTGQIRTLRSFTETDETEHKLVILVKDNGNVSLSATATVIINVVEPKEAFAASDVKSAVKDEEENSVTFYLIITLVSVSALFIISIIVLIVMQCSKAPDDSSKYLQDVNYDGTLCHSIQYRSGDKRYMLVGPRMSIGSTIVPVSNGNTLVVPDHRRRASGEVRR; this is encoded by the coding sequence ATGATAgacggacagagaagagaggcgCCTCACTGGGCGATGCtgtggtttatatttttgttgtgcTTCTCCCGTGGAGCTTATTGTCAAATACGATATTCTATCGCGGAGGAGTCGAAAGAAGGTTCTTATGTGGGAGATGTAGCAAAGGATTTGGGGTTCAGTGTGGATATACTGGCGGAGCGAAGGTTTCGGATTGTATCTGGCTCTAAGGAAGGTCTTTTGCAGATAAACCAAGATAATGGCGTGTTGTATGTGAACAGGAACATCGACAGGGAGGAGCTGTGTGAGAAAAACATTGTGTGTTTAATCAACCTAAAAACCGTCGCCGAAAATCCAATGGAAATACATTATGTTGAGATTGAAATTACGGATATAAATGACCATTCTCCCATTTTTCCAGAAAAGGAGAAACGCTTAGAGATAGCAGAGAATGCTGTGCTGCAAGGAACGCGCTTTCCTCTTGACGCTGCGCGTGATCCTGATGTTGGAGCAAATAGTCTCCGTAAGTACACTCTCAGTCAAAACGATAACTTTGACTTAGATGTTAAAACTCGCGGTGAGGATAAAATTCCTTTTCTGATTTTGAAAAAGCCGCTAGACAGAGAGCAGAAACCTGAAATTCGACTGATTTTGACTGCGTTTGACGGCGGTGAGACCGCAAGATCTGGCACAGTCAATATAACAATACATGTGATTGATGTCAATGACAACGCACCAGTCTTTGACAGACAGGTGTATACGGTAACTTTATATGAAAATCCTCCCGTAGGTTCCTCAGTCCTAAGATTACACGCCACGGATATAGATGATGGCGCCAACGGACAGGTTATATACACTTTTGATAACAGTCTTAAAAACAAAGCGTTCGATTTATTCGCGATAGATGATGTTACAGGTGAGATCACTGTAAAAGGATTAATAGATTTTGAAGAGCAGAGTGTTTATGAAATTGACATGCAGGCCTCTGACAAAGGTCCGGTTACATTGACTGGTCACTGTAGTGTTGTTATTAACGTGAAAGATGTAAATGACAACGCACCTGAGATGGACGTGACGTCCCTATCAAGCCAAGTCCCCGAGGATGCACGACCCGGTACAGCGGTAGCTCTTAACAGCGTGTTTGATATGGACTCTGGTGAAAACGGCTTAGTTATATGTACAATCTCAGACAACATCCCTTTCGAATTAAAACCGTCTTTTCAGAAAAATATGTATTCGTTGATTACTAAAAGCAGATTGGACAAAGAGTCAGAGCCTATGTACACAGTGACAATAACTTGTACTGATAAAGGACTCCCATCACTGTCTTCACACAAAACCATCACAGTCCATATTTCAGACGTTAATGATAATAGTCCTGTGTTTTCTCAGAGTCAGTATACTTTTTATGTACCGGAAAACAATGCCCCACACGCGTCTGTGTTTTCCATGAGCGCATCAGATAGAGACCAAGATGAAAACGCTCGTGTGTCTTATAACATTTGGAAAAGTGATGGCGACGCTCCTACTGTATCCTACCTAAATATTAATTCTGATGATGGTAACATTTACGCGCTAAAAAGCTTTGACTTCGAAACCCTCAAAACATTCAAATTCCAAGTTGTAGCTACAGACTCTGGAATTCCGTCACTAAGCAGCAACGTCACAGTGAATGTGTTCATCCTGGATCAGAACGACAACGCTCCAGTGATCTTGTATCCAGTCAGCGCTAACGGTTCCGCTGAAGGTGTGGAGGAGATTCCCCGCAATGTGAACGCAGGCCATTTGGTGACTAAAGTGAGAGCCTATGACGCTGATATAGGATATAACGGCTGGTTATTATTTTCACTGCAGGAAGTTACTGACCACAGTCTCTTTGCCTTGGACCGTTATACAGGACAGATAAGGACACTTCGGTCATTCACAGAGACAGACGAGACTGAGCATAAACTGGTCATACTGGTGAAAGACAATGGGAACGTTTCACTCTCAGCAACAGCTACTGTGATTATCAACGTTGTGGAGCCCAAAGAGGCTTTTGCAGCTTCTGATGTTAAAAGCGCAGTAAAAGACGAGGAGGAGAACAGcgttacattttatttgatcataACTTTGGTGTCAGTTTCAGCACTTTTTATCATCAGTATCATCGTGTTGATTGTAATGCAGTGCTCCAAAGCCCCAGACGATTCCTCCAAGTATTTACAAGATGTGAATTACGACGGGACACTGTGCCACAGCATCCAGTACCGATCCGGAGACAAACGGTACATGTTAGTTGGACCCAGAATGAGTATAGGTTCTACTATAGTCCCGGTCAGCAATGGGAATACTCTAGTGGTACCTGACCACAGGAGGAGAGCTTCTGGAGAGGTAAGGAGATGA
- the LOC121846953 gene encoding protocadherin alpha-8-like — protein sequence MEQRGHGARWEQRRRLWAMLALVLFWSGASAQITYSISEELKEGTVVGNIAKDLGIDLSTLKERGFRIVSGSTEPPFQVNQNDGILYLHRKIDREEACERSSVCLINMKTVLENPLEIHYVSVEVLDVNDHSPSFPEKEKRLEIFESALPGARFQLQAALDTDGGQYSVQQYKLSHNDHFRLEVKDRGDDGKIPILILHKPLDREAVKSHILLLTAIDGGKPARSGDMRITVDVLDINDNPPVYTKDAYSVLVNENTIVGTTIVQVNATDLDEGPNGLVMYSFGNSVNSKLRKLFDLNPVTGEIIVRGLLDFEEKDKYELDIQASDKGLAPMTSDKSVVIRIVDLNDNAPEIEVTSFSRAIVEDSRTGTTVALISVNDLDSGLNGKVLCTVMEDTTFKLMPSLQDNIYSVVTMSPLDREKHSEYDLTIVATDAGQPSLSSVKTISVVVSDVNDNSPEFSLSPYNFYVTENNEPGASLFRVSASDRDINENAIISYHILRNGVEENKLSSFLNINPENGNILALKSFDFETLKTFKFQVVATDSGTPSLSSNVTVNVFILDQNDNAPVILYPVSTNGSAEGVEEIPRNVNAGHLVTKVRAYDSDIGYNGWLLFSLQEVTDHSLFALDRYTGQIRTLRSFTETDEAEHKLVILVKDNGNVSLSATATVIINVVEPKEAFAASDVKSAVKDEEENSFTFYLIITLMSVSALFIISIIVLIVMQCSKAPDDSSKYLQDVNYDGTLCHSIQYRSGDKRYMLVGPRMSIGSTIVPGSNGNTLVVPEHRRRASGEVRR from the coding sequence atggaaCAAAGAGGACATGGAGCACGGTGGGAGCAACGACGGAGGCTTTGGGCAATGTTAGCTTTGGTTCTCTTTTGGAGCGGAGCTTCAGCACAGATAACATATTCCATCTCTGAAGAGCTTAAGGAAGGAACTGTCGTTGGGAATATAGCTAAGGATTTGGGAATAGATCTGAGTACCTTGAAGGAGAGGGGATTTCGAATCGTGTCGGGCTCGACCGAGCCCCCTTTCCAGGTGAACCAGAATGACGGCATCTTGTATTTGCACCGAAAAATAGACCGAGAGGAGGCGTGTGAACGGAGCAGCGTGTGTTTGATCAACATGAAAACCGTTCTAGAGAACCCGCTGGAGATCCATTATGTCTCAGTGGAGGTGTTAGATGTTAACGACCATTCTCCCAGCTTTCCTGAGAAAGAGAAACGGTTAGAGATATTTGAGTCAGCCTTACCAGGGGCGCGATTTCAGCTCCAGGCTGCTCTCGACACTGATGGTGGACAATACTCAGTTCAACAGTATAAACTCAGTCACAACGATCATTTCCGTTTGGAAGTTAAAGACCGAGGTGATGATGGCAAAATCCCGATATTAATATTACATAAACCACTGGATAGAGAGGCTGTAAAGAGCCATATATTGCTGCTCACAGCTATCGATGGAGGAAAACCAGCAAGATCTGGAGACATGAGAATAACTGTAGATGTACTGGATATCAATGATAACCCGCCTGTCTATACAAAAGATGCTTACTCTGTATTGGTGAATGAAAATACTATTGTTGGCACAACAATTGTACAAGTAAACGCCACCGATTTGGACGAGGGGCCAAATGGTTTAGTAATGTACTCTTTTGGCAATAGCGTGAATAGTAAATTACGCAAACTCTTTGATCTGAACCCAGTAACAGGTGAAATCATTGTGAGAGGATTGCTAGATTTTGAAGAAAAAGACAAGTACGAACTCGACATACAGGCATCGGATAAAGGACTTGCACCAATGACATCAGATAAAAGCGTAGTAATAAGGATAGTTGACCTCAATGACAACGCACCTGAGATTGAGGTGACATCATTTTCAAGAGCAATCGTCGAGGATTCTAGAACTGGAACCACAGTCGCGCTAATCAGTGTTAATGATTTGGACTCTGGTCTCAATGGGAAAGTTCTCTGCACTGTGATGGAAGACACAACTTTCAAACTCATGCCATCACTACAGGATAATATTTACTCTGTAGTCACCATGTCACCCCTGGATAGGGAAAAACATTCTGAATATGATCTAACAATAGTAGCCACAGACGCAGGCCAGCCGTCCCTGTCATCTGTAAAGACCATTAGTGTTGTAGTATCAGATGTGAATGATAACAGTCCAGAGTTTTCACTGAGCCCCTATAATTTCTATGTCACTGAGAATAACGAACCAGGCGCCTCACTTTTTCGCGTGAGTGCGTCTGATCGTGACATAAATGAAAACGCTATTATTTCATATCATATTCTGAGAAACGGTGTCGAGGAGAATAAATTGTCATCGTTCCTCAACATAAATCCTGAAAATGGAAACATACTGGCGCTGAAAAGCTTTGACTTTGAAACCCTCAAAACATTCAAATTCCAAGTTGTAGCTACAGACTCTGGAACTCCGTCACTAAGCAGCAACGTCACAGTGAATGTGTTCATCCTGGATCAGAACGACAACGCTCCAGTGATCTTGTATCCAGTTAGTACTAACGGTTCCGCTGAAGGTGTGGAGGAGATTCCCCGCAATGTGAACGCAGGCCATTTGGTGACTAAAGTGAGAGCCTATGACTCTGATATAGGATATAACGGCTGGTTATTATTTTCACTGCAGGAAGTTACTGACCACAGTCTCTTTGCCTTGGACCGCTATACAGGACAGATAAGGACACTTCGGTCATTTACAGAGACAGACGAGGCTGAGCACAAACTGGTCATACTGGTAAAAGACAATGGGAACGTTTCACTCTCAGCAACAGCTACTGTGATTATCAACGTTGTGGAGCCCAAAGAGGCTTTTGCAGCTTCTGATGTTAAAAGCGCAGTAAAAGACGAGGAGGAGAACAgctttacattttatttgatcataACTTTGATGTCAGTTTCAGCACTTTTTATCATCAGTATCATCGTGTTGATTGTAATGCAGTGCTCCAAAGCCCCAGACGATTCCTCCAAGTATTTACAAGATGTGAATTATGACGGGACACTGTGCCACAGCATCCAGTACCGATCCGGAGACAAACGGTACATGTTAGTTGGACCCAGAATGAGTATAGGTTCTACTATTGTCCCGGGAAGCAATGGGAATACTCTAGTGGTACCTGAACACAGGAGGAGAGCTTCTGGAGAGGTAAGGAGATGA